The genomic DNA CTCAGCTGATTATTTTCTTGTTGCATTGTACATGTTGACTTCCATTGCTTTTCTGTTTCTTTTCACTGTGCTAAAGCTATGGTTACTGGTACGATTTCTGTTCTTTTGTTTTTACAGTTACTGTAATGCATAATGTTTACCTACATAttttgtttcgttaattgttatCTTGGCATTGCCCTGTTAAATATGTTATATAGTTGCCTCTATTTTATTGTAATATTTCCAACATTTGCTTTGTTGTGTGTTGTTTGATTTTATAGCAAGGTCGTTGGGTCCAATTTTACAACTTCTACGTGTCTTTCACCCTTTATATTGTATAAAGTTTACAAGTTAAAACTTGTAGAAAAACGAAATAATTATTGTAGACGCGGATATAATCCTGGGATGGGAGGCTCCCCAGACCGTTAACGTTGTTGATGACACATCACGTTGACCTAACCACCACGTTTTGTTTTGTATGTTGATAAAGATACACTGCATTCATCCGACTCATGTTTGACTCAGTGTCACTTAGCAGCTTCATCTACCCCCCAGCATACACTTTACTTGGATGCTGCACTATGCTCCTGTCTTGAATCTACCATTTAGCATGGAACTCTAAATAGATAATGTTTAATTTTTAACTACATATATTTTCAGATATTCGTTTAATATTTATTacaattttagtaatttaaatatCCTGATTTTCTTTGTCCCGCTCTGTACAAACATTACATACtaaaaactaatcattagtttcaataatataatatatattttttaattccAACATAGTGGAGACACTCCATTTTTACTCCCGATAAAATATTAAACtagttaaaatatttttttttcgtGATCCGAAGCCAATTAGCCTATTACTTTAATTTAAACCTATTACTTTAATTTAAAGTGGTTTAACTACGACTTGCAACAAAAACAAGTGATCACTGAGACAAGGGGAGGGGGCATAACATCATACTCCTATTAAACCAGGGATACGAAAAAACAACGAACAAGTCATCAATTACGAATATTAGGCATATTACTCCATCAATGTAACTGTCTTAATTATAATTTCATATAAATTATATGTAACTAACAGCTTTCCTACTGCGACTCTCTCTCGGGCAAGCGAATCCTCGTCgcaagaaaaccaagaaaattataaaataaaaggCAATAAATTTACCAAGAATATCTACCGGTGCAAGCATTTTACATACTACATCAATGTGGCTGTCATAATTAATAAATtcgaaaaaataaaaataagtacCAGCTTTCATACTGCGAGTCTCCTTGAGTCGAGCAATCCTCGTCCCAAAAGAACAAAGAAAATTATCCACCAACATCATGTTGTCCACAGTAAAATGAATCTCTTTCCCGGTGAATGTGATGATGGGGGAAGGGAATGTCTGTACAATGAACAGCCATTGTGATTACAGGATGGGATACTAACACTAAGTTCAGTGGGTCATTTCCGCAGTTTGTAAACTCAATGCCACAGCTTACTGCAAAAACCATTTTGTGCCCTCTTATTGGAAACCATATCTGAAAAAGAATCAATCAATTGACCTGCCAAACTACTAGGATCATCAATTAGAGTTTGAATAAAGGTATTAACCACCCGGCGTTCCTGCTCAGTTGATCTTAAACTGAACCATGTTAGTAATTTTTTCCTGAATTCTTGATTAATGTAGCCCTCACATTCCAGCCAACGCATGATCTTTACACAATACTCAAAGTTCTCATCCAAAGAACCTGATACTTTACCAATTTTAGATGGAGATCCATTTATCAAAGTGCTATCACAATCATATATTTCCTCATTTGCACAAGCTGCTCTCTTCCTTGATATCTTTCCATCCTGTGAGTTGACAGTCGATACCTCAACAGTTGGTCTCTGGGTCCAGTTTTGGGAGTCGCCACTCCCATGTGACCTAACTACACCATTTCCATGATTATCATGCGAGACCACATCATCATCTGCACCAACAGCTCTTTCCAGAGTGCATTCATTATCTTCATCCTTAGAGGATTCAACTGGTGGTATTAGCTCTTCATTTAAATCCGGaactgaagcaacatttaaaTCAAGCTCGCGTGAGACGGGTGGCAGGCAATCTTTTTTGCATTCAGGCTTTACCTCTTCACTAACTCCACAGCAGTTTTCTGTACTAGCATCAAAAAGACCATCAAGGCAGCCGTGCTCTTGAGCCCAAGCAAGACGGAGGATCTTCCCAAGATTACGGACCTTGAAACCAGAATTAAATTCAACATTTGCTGAAGTACTATGCTCTATGTTGAAGCTTGAGCTTCCACCAACTTGGCTATTCTCTTTTTTACGATTCGCTGCACCTTTGTTAAGACTTTCATGAATAATTTCCACGCTTTTGGTAAAACAATTTGCTTCAGAGTGTCCCAAGTCACCTGCTTCTGTGTAAGATACTATGCGAAAAGAGTACTCTGTGCAAGGTAGCAAGTTGGATATTAATAGCCTTCTCTGAGATCTTGGGAAAACGCACACAGGCTCATTTGTGTATGATTCTTCTCTAGTCTTGCAATACCAGAGATTATATCCCAAAATATCTTTTTGAGGTAAAGTGGGCAGTTCTATCAAAACAATCACAACCGAGGATGATGTTACTTCTTCGAAGAGAAATTTGCAAGCTGCTGGTAACGAACCCTCTGTGGGAAGTCATAGCATGCAAAATTAAGGGAAAAAGAGGtcttaattttatttaaataaacaacATAGCCAATCATTAAAAAGCAACTGTAAGAAGATACAAGTAGCTAAACATACCAATGCAATTTGGGTTTGCAGTGGACACTGCTTCCAACCACTCATCTGCTTTCTCAATTGCAAGTGTGCAAAGGGTCTGCACATCACTTGCTATAGATAGCCTGCTAACAATACCCCGAGCCATCTTACCTGAAACGTCATTCACTGGACCCACTTCATCATCTAGTTTGGCCTTGAGTTTGCTAACAATCTCATGGAGATCTTTAAACTTACAAGTTCCATCTAAGAGCCTAAAGCTTATGTCTACCCTAGAACAGAGGATATCAATACGCCGAGCATCCCTGGCTATATTAAGCTGCTTCTTCCAACAGCTGCCAAATATGAAATTTGCGTCAAGACAAACTCAAATTTCTAATCAGGAAAGATCAAATTCAGTGCTACATATACTTgtcatatttatttttatttcatacAACTAAAAAAGGTAAAGCATAAAAAAAAAGTTGATCTGCGAAAAACTGAAAGGCATAAGAGATTCATAACACATCGGAGTCATTTTCAACCGAAGTGCTTCTCTAACAATAACTAATAAGAACTAAGAAGGTGGTTATACATGACCAAGTAAAAGAACATCAGCACATTGGTCTGTGAAGATCAATGCAGGACAAGAATAAAAACACAACAAAATGATAGATAAGTGTGGATTAACTGCAGTACACCCACGCCCTAAGGCGATTCAACTCTGAAGGACGACTACCCCTAGGATTTCTCAACCGCAGAAGAGAAGTTTGTCAGGATCGCAACCCATAAAAAGAGAGA from Apium graveolens cultivar Ventura chromosome 5, ASM990537v1, whole genome shotgun sequence includes the following:
- the LOC141724630 gene encoding VIN3-like protein 1 isoform X3, with amino-acid sequence MLPNHFPKSGKRTLKNQELRSASINPKNQPSKKHSRKAENPSKIQVIPEGSSDFRSSNLLICQNSACRATLNTADTFCKRCSCCICHLFDDNKDPSLWLECASVSAEDESCGLSCHLECAFQRGKLGVVNLGQLLQLDGSYCCASCGKVSGILGCWKKQLNIARDARRIDILCSRVDISFRLLDGTCKFKDLHEIVSKLKAKLDDEVGPVNDVSGKMARGIVSRLSIASDVQTLCTLAIEKADEWLEAVSTANPNCIEGSLPAACKFLFEEVTSSSVVIVLIELPTLPQKDILGYNLWYCKTREESYTNEPVCVFPRSQRRLLISNLLPCTEYSFRIVSYTEAGDLGHSEANCFTKSVEIIHESLNKGAANRKKENSQVGGSSSFNIEHSTSANVEFNSGFKVRNLGKILRLAWAQEHGCLDGLFDASTENCCGVSEEVKPECKKDCLPPVSRELDLNVASVPDLNEELIPPVESSKDEDNECTLERAVGADDDVVSHDNHGNGVVRSHGSGDSQNWTQRPTVEVSTVNSQDGKISRKRAACANEEIYDCDSTLINGSPSKIGKVSGSLDENFEYCVKIMRWLECEGYINQEFRKKLLTWFSLRSTEQERRVVNTFIQTLIDDPSSLAGQLIDSFSDMVSNKRAQNGFCSKLWH
- the LOC141724630 gene encoding VIN3-like protein 1 isoform X1, with protein sequence MDLEEKAVIKVSGVQSLSSSVQSTPEKNGQLDDASRSPELLQEFLILGSRKDLSRTFLDKEKKHSASSQCKMLPNHFPKSGKRTLKNQELRSASINPKNQPSKKHSRKAENPSKIQVIPEGSSDFRSSNLLICQNSACRATLNTADTFCKRCSCCICHLFDDNKDPSLWLECASVSAEDESCGLSCHLECAFQRGKLGVVNLGQLLQLDGSYCCASCGKVSGILGCWKKQLNIARDARRIDILCSRVDISFRLLDGTCKFKDLHEIVSKLKAKLDDEVGPVNDVSGKMARGIVSRLSIASDVQTLCTLAIEKADEWLEAVSTANPNCIEGSLPAACKFLFEEVTSSSVVIVLIELPTLPQKDILGYNLWYCKTREESYTNEPVCVFPRSQRRLLISNLLPCTEYSFRIVSYTEAGDLGHSEANCFTKSVEIIHESLNKGAANRKKENSQVGGSSSFNIEHSTSANVEFNSGFKVRNLGKILRLAWAQEHGCLDGLFDASTENCCGVSEEVKPECKKDCLPPVSRELDLNVASVPDLNEELIPPVESSKDEDNECTLERAVGADDDVVSHDNHGNGVVRSHGSGDSQNWTQRPTVEVSTVNSQDGKISRKRAACANEEIYDCDSTLINGSPSKIGKVSGSLDENFEYCVKIMRWLECEGYINQEFRKKLLTWFSLRSTEQERRVVNTFIQTLIDDPSSLAGQLIDSFSDMVSNKRAQNGFCSKLWH
- the LOC141724630 gene encoding VIN3-like protein 1 isoform X2, translated to MDLEEKAVIKVSGVQSLSSSVQSTPEKNGQLDDASRSPELLQEFLILGSRKDLSRTFLDKEKKHSASSQCKMLPNHFPKSGKRTLKNQELRSASINPKNQPSKKHSRKAENPSKIQVIPEGSSDFRSSNLLICQNSACRATLNTADTFCKRCSCCICHLFDDNKDPSLWLECASVSAEDESCGLSCHLECAFQRGKLGVVNLGQLLQLDGSYCCASCGKVSGILGCWKKQLNIARDARRIDILCSRVDISFRLLDGTCKMARGIVSRLSIASDVQTLCTLAIEKADEWLEAVSTANPNCIEGSLPAACKFLFEEVTSSSVVIVLIELPTLPQKDILGYNLWYCKTREESYTNEPVCVFPRSQRRLLISNLLPCTEYSFRIVSYTEAGDLGHSEANCFTKSVEIIHESLNKGAANRKKENSQVGGSSSFNIEHSTSANVEFNSGFKVRNLGKILRLAWAQEHGCLDGLFDASTENCCGVSEEVKPECKKDCLPPVSRELDLNVASVPDLNEELIPPVESSKDEDNECTLERAVGADDDVVSHDNHGNGVVRSHGSGDSQNWTQRPTVEVSTVNSQDGKISRKRAACANEEIYDCDSTLINGSPSKIGKVSGSLDENFEYCVKIMRWLECEGYINQEFRKKLLTWFSLRSTEQERRVVNTFIQTLIDDPSSLAGQLIDSFSDMVSNKRAQNGFCSKLWH